A stretch of DNA from Methanomassiliicoccales archaeon:
TGCATTAATGTAGATGTTTTTTCTCCACTGCGGGATGAGTACAAAGATCGTTGAATTTCTGTTTCATCATCAAACAGTTAAAATCCTGCAAGCCATTTAGTGCAGAGTAATGTTTTAGATAGATGGAGGCAGAGGATTGAGCGAAATTCAAATCATTGAATTTATGAAGTTGATCAAGAAATTGCCTGAGATGCCGAATGTGCAGATGCCTACAGCGGAGCAACTAAGGCGGTTAAGTGAGGGTTATGGGAATCTCACCGAATTCGGGAACTACAACTTCTGCTCGGCTGTGAGAAATCGTAGCGCGGGTCTCACGGTTTATATAGGAAACGAGAAAGTCCGTCAGAAAGGGTTGACTAGAGAGCAGCAAGAAATCGTGAAAAAGTGGCCGAAAACGATGAAACTGGTTGCAAGGTATTTTCAGAAAGCACCGCTTTATTACATCCCGCTAACGATGGGACATAATGATACTTTTAATCCGCACTGCAATCTAATTATCTCAAGATACCGTGCTGATTATGTAAGACTCGCATACATGGTTTACAAGACCTTGTTCGAACGATCTGATAGACCTGGACCTGAGATTTATCTGGTAGATCTTCCCGAATGGCAGGAAAAGGATCGCCAAATCCTCGTGTTTCCAGAAGAACATCTCACGATCGTCCTTGGTAGCGATTACTATGGCGAAATAAAGAAAGGATTTCTGCGCATGGGAATGTATCTCGCAAAGGAACACAACATGCTAGGCCTCCACGCAGGTGCAAAAATGATTTGGGCGAGAGGCGGTGATGGAAGAATCAAGAAACTCGGCATGATCATTTTCGGGCTTACGGCGACGGGGAAGACAACACACTCTTGCCATCACCACGGGCTTCTCGAGCCCGGTGAAAAAGTCAGAATCGTCCAAGATGATGTTATCTTTCTGAAAAAATCTGGTGAAACTTTCGGTACGGAAAGAGGCTTTTACATAAAAACCGAAGGCTTGAATCCAGACGTACATCCACTTCTCTATAAGGCGGCAACCAGTAAAAACGCGATCTTGGAAAACGTCATGGTCGATTACACGGGAAAGGTCTACTTCGATGATGATGTTCTCACTGGAAACGGAAGGGGCATTATCCAGTTTGACGATCTGGGAGAATGGAGGAACGAGGAAATCAATCTTCCTCCAATTCGCGATTTAGATAAACTGATCATCGCATTCATCACACGTCGTAACACTGTGCTGCCAATTGTTACAAAACTTAATAAAGCACAGGCAGCAGGTGCATTCATGCTCGGCGAATCCGTTGAATCGAGTGGCGGTGATCCTAGGCGAGCGGGGGAATCAATCAGAGTCGTCGGTATGAACCCTTTCATCGTGGGCGATGAAGCGGATGAAGGGAACTGGTTTTATGATTTTCTCGAAGAGAATGAAAATAGTGTGGAATGCTATCAGCTCAACACCGGTGGTGTTGGAGAACTCGCGGTCACCGAAAGCGATGGGACGAAAAGAATTGTTAGAAAGGCAACAAGGGTAGAAATCCACGAAATGGCATCGATCATCAGGAACATCTGCAGAGGAACGATTAGGTGGAGGAAAGAGGCATACTTTAACACACTGGTACCCGAAGAGGTTGAAGGCGTGGACATGAAAAGATTCGAACTGAGGAATTACTATTCGGAGGAGGAGATTTTCGCACTTGTCGAAAATCTTAAACGAGAAAGAA
This window harbors:
- a CDS encoding phosphoenolpyruvate carboxykinase, translating into MSEIQIIEFMKLIKKLPEMPNVQMPTAEQLRRLSEGYGNLTEFGNYNFCSAVRNRSAGLTVYIGNEKVRQKGLTREQQEIVKKWPKTMKLVARYFQKAPLYYIPLTMGHNDTFNPHCNLIISRYRADYVRLAYMVYKTLFERSDRPGPEIYLVDLPEWQEKDRQILVFPEEHLTIVLGSDYYGEIKKGFLRMGMYLAKEHNMLGLHAGAKMIWARGGDGRIKKLGMIIFGLTATGKTTHSCHHHGLLEPGEKVRIVQDDVIFLKKSGETFGTERGFYIKTEGLNPDVHPLLYKAATSKNAILENVMVDYTGKVYFDDDVLTGNGRGIIQFDDLGEWRNEEINLPPIRDLDKLIIAFITRRNTVLPIVTKLNKAQAAGAFMLGESVESSGGDPRRAGESIRVVGMNPFIVGDEADEGNWFYDFLEENENSVECYQLNTGGVGELAVTESDGTKRIVRKATRVEIHEMASIIRNICRGTIRWRKEAYFNTLVPEEVEGVDMKRFELRNYYSEEEIFALVENLKRERREYLMRFKNLYPEILEEFSF